TTCATGGCGGTCCTGGACGGAGGCTCGGGACGCGTGGCGTGGCGGGCGTACCCCGAAAGACTAGCGCAAGAGCCGCCGCAGGGCGTTGGCCGCGGAGCGGTCCCCCACGGGGCAATCTAGATCGTCTCGATCGTCAGGCCCGGGTCGATCCGGCGCAGGTCGTCGGGGTCGGAGGTGAGCACGGTCCAGTCTCGCTCGCGCGCCAGCAGGACGATGTGTGCATCGATGACATCGGAGGTCTTGGTGCTCCCGAGCATCCGGCCGAGTACGCGCGCCACCGCATAGGTGAGGTCGATGACCGCTGTCTGGCGCAGGAGGAAGCTGACGGGGACCTGCCGTCCCGTGCCTCCACGAAAGACCTGTCCAACCACACCTGCCGAGGTCACCAGCGGAATCCTGGCTTTGTGAAGCGCTGCGACGAGCGCGACCATGCGCTCGTCACGTCGCTCCGCCGCGATGAACGCGCCCGCGTCGAGCACGAGACCGCGCGCAGCGCTCACGCAGCGCCCTTCTTGCGAGGTTCGGAGTTGCGCTTGAGCTTCTGGACGACGCCGGTGGCCCAGCGCTGGGCGCCCTTGGACGGGTTCACGTCGCGGTAGAACGCCTCCCAAGCGCGCTCCAGCTCGGCGTCGTCGAGATGTTCTTCGATCACGCCGGTGACCCAGGCCGACACGGGGGTCTTTCCCGCGGCCTTCTTGATGCGCGCAGCGACCTCGGAGGGCACGCTGATGGTGATCCGCTTGATCGTCATAACATCAGCATAACGACTGAGGGGGTGCGAGGCTAGGACGGCGGTCCACGCTTCCCGGAGGTGAGCACGGTCCAGCTACC
The Sandaracinaceae bacterium genome window above contains:
- a CDS encoding PIN domain-containing protein; the protein is MSAARGLVLDAGAFIAAERRDERMVALVAALHKARIPLVTSAGVVGQVFRGGTGRQVPVSFLLRQTAVIDLTYAVARVLGRMLGSTKTSDVIDAHIVLLARERDWTVLTSDPDDLRRIDPGLTIETI